Below is a genomic region from Raphanus sativus cultivar WK10039 chromosome 4, ASM80110v3, whole genome shotgun sequence.
CAATCAACTAGTCCAACGTGACAAAGCCTAAAGAATGTGTTTttctcctgtttttttttttttttttttttttttttgtggaagcaccgtggcctagtggtcaaggtttaaaggcttctacacccaaGTCTGGGGTTCGAATCCCAGGCGACGCAATTTCTACACCAGGAGGTCTGGGTTTCAATTCCCGGAGAAGGcgaattatgcagaatattggAGACAAGTCTTACAAGGGATCTTTAGCATGGCGCAAGGAATACTGTCAGGAATGGATCTCATAGGGCGGCTCAGGGTGATGCAGTCAGACATGAATTCTTATAAGGCAGGTAGAATGGTCAGCTGTAATATCATCTATGTAATGTTTCTCGTTgtttctaatagcataataaacccgacaaaaaaaaaacatagaactttttctttttttggctAAAGGGTAAATGTCATTGCAATGAATGAAGTTTCGGTTACATTCATTGCAATGACAAATTCATTAATATCACTTGAACTTACTTCTCTTCTATTTAATACACAAGTTATTTTATtagcaaaaaatatatacacaagtTATACACTAGAAAGACTTGGTTATTCAAACCCTAAATATACATTAAcccatttttataataaaaaatcaataaattttttttttttgctaaaatttgatGCAAAAAACAAGAACTTTCAATATTTCattcattagtttttttttaaaagaagaacTTAACTTTCATAATTACTTGGTCGACAAATCATCATGCATAGCATAATAAGGTATACAAACATGAAAAAGTggtataaatttaacattttaccaaaaaaaaaacatgaaaaaaatggaaaacaaaGTCGACAATCCTGTTGATTTGTTCTTAATTTGGCCATTATGTCTACATGCATGTACATTTAACATTTAACCTTTGTGACGAAACGTCCATGAAAACTTCAACGCCTTTCATATCTCGCACcaattgtatataaatttaaatattgcATTACATAGTAATACTATAGACAtcattttataacattttaacgAAAATGTAAAATTACAAACCATTTTAATTTGGAATTCTTAACATTCTTGATTCTTCAAAGATTGAGCTCCTAAACGTGGACTTCTCTagtgaacaaaagaaaacgTACGACTTCTCTACTTGATCCTTCTCCTAAAGATAGCTAGTATCGGTTTACAATGTTGCTTGAACTGCTTGTGGGATTCAAGTTAGTATTGTTTAGGCATCAATACAGATGAAATAGGAGTCACATGTTTGATGTATAGTTGCAAAAAGGGTCCCATGTCTCACCTAAAGATTCCATCCACCGCTAGGCATGTTTCCTGATTTGTGACCTTCACATTTATTTCATATATGAAAGCATGCTACCAAACATTCTTGGTTTTGCTTTGATATATTGTACATGTAATATCATTTACAATTTCACAAATCTGCAGCTCTCTTTGATTTAGAGCAGTGTGTTTCAAAAAGAAGGTAATTAAGCAAAAGGTAGAAGAAAAGTTTAAGGATTCACAGTTTCATGTTTTATTTATGAGAAGTTGTAGGTTGGATGATTTACAGGTTAACTAAAGTCATGacaattgtatttttttgttatcaaaagTAGTCTAACTTGGATCCACTTTTGACTTAGTTGTTCATCACCATTTAAAACCTACTTTCAACCCAATTTTCATTTCACAACTTCTCCACAACCACACtttcattagtttttttcttatataatctGTACATTGACCAGGTGAATCTGATCTTGCTTTCAAATGGAGAAGAAAGGCCAGCATCATAATAGTACACATGACTCCTTTCTGACACATCACCCTGTTCTCTGTATCCTTGCTTTGTCTGCAATATTCATAGCGATAGACCCCTTTCACATGAGTCCTATTGGTGGTCGTGAGTTCAAGCCTGTGAAGCATGAGGTCGCTCCATACAAGCAAGTCATGGAGAACTGGCCAAGAGACAACCTTAGTCAACTAGGTCAGCATGGGAAGCTGGAGTTTGTGGACCAAGTCTTTGGTCCAGAGTCATTAGAGTTTGATGGTTTAGGCCGTGGTCCGTACACAGGGTTGGCTGATGGAAGGGTGGTCAGATGGATGGGTGAAGCAAACGGATGGGAGACATTCTCCGTTGTAACATCAAAATGGTAAAAAGACTCATCACTTTTTTATGAATGTTTTGAGTTTCTGTTATTGATGTTGTGTGTGTTCATGATAATCAGGTCAGAAGAGGCTTGTGCAAGAGGGGTGGATTCAACAACAAACAAGCAGTGGAAGCATGAGAAGCTGTGTGGGAGACCTCTTGGTCTGAGGTTTGATAAAGAGACAGGGAACTTGTACATTGCAGACGCTTACTATGGTCTACTAGTGGTTGGTCCTGAAGGAGGGATTGCCACACCTTTAGCTACCCATGTGGAAGGAAAGCCTATACTCTTTGCCAACGATCTTGACATCCATAGAAATGGCTCAATCTTCTTCACTGACACAAGCACAAGATATGACAGAGCGTAGgttttcataataataataataataataaactctgtttcttgcttttgggttgattaaaatagttaagaCTTTGTGTATTTTGTAGGAATCATTTCTTCATATTGCTTGAAGGAGAATCAACTGGGAGGCTTCTAAGATATGACCCACCTACCAAAACAACACACGTTGTGCTTGATGGTTTGGCTTTTCCCAATGGCATTCAGCTCTCTAGAGACCAATCTTTCCTTCTCTTCACAGAAACAACCAATTGCAGGTACAATATATAAACAAGCCTTGGAACTCAAGCAAGACTAGTTCAGAAACTCTCCCTCTTTAACTTTTTGTTCCATCAAATTTTTATACGTCAGATTGGTGAAATATTGGCTGGAGGGTTCAAGAAAGGGTGAGGTGGAGGTTGTGGCGGATCTACCAGGATTCCCAGACAATGTAAGAATGAACGAGAAGGGTGAGTTTTGGGTTGCAATAGACTGTTGTAGAACACCTGCACAAGAGGTTCTTACAAACAACCCTTGGATAAAGAGCATCTACTTTAGACTTCCCATACCGATGAAGCTGCTGGCTAAAGCCATGGGGATGAGGATGTACACCGTGATATCAAGATTCAACGAGGAAGGTAAGGTCTTGGAGGTTCTTGAGGATAGACAAGGAAAGGTGATGAAGCTTGTTAGTGAAGTTAGGGAGGTTCAAGGGAAGCTTTGGATTGGAACAGTGGCTCATAACCATATCGCCTCCGTGCCTTATCCTTTAACAATGAATTAGTGAACAACTTTGTTGTGTAGTTCTTAGCTTGTGGAAGTGATATCATCTTATTAAGATCCATGAGGTCAAGTATGTAACAAATAATGGTTTTAACTAAATCATCTACCTGTAATTTAAActtgaataatttttttctcattatttaCGTTTTAGTTATACACTTCATAAAACGTTGATTATTATGCATATTCTATCTCTATACCTACTCAAAATCTTCTCTTAAAACTCTTGCCAAATTCTTTTGAGCCATACACTAACCACGTTGATagcaaataacaaaataaaaactcaaaGTCTTGAAATAGAAAAGGGAAAGAGTCTGAACAATAATAGTAATTCAAAAGgcaacaaaaatcaaaattatccAAGCGAAAGGTATTCAAAGCAGGAGGTCGCATTGACATAATCCCTAGACTTCAAGAAGATCTTCAAAGGTCTTGAACACTCAAACCTGAAACAAAGACAATGTCACATATCACATGCTTGAGCCAATACATATACAACACACCACACATGCTTCCTTACAAGTACCCTAACAACTTAATGACACATATGCTATTAATCACAAGCGCATAATACAAACATAAgatgcgagagagagagagagatgagaatTAAGAACCTGGAGGAAGTGACTGCTTAAGCTTATCAGCCTTCTCTTGGTCGAAGACGCATAGCGTGTAGAGGTACCTGGAGCACCTGACCTTGAACTTGACAATGTCCTTGCTTCTCTTGATCTTCACAGACCTAGCATCCTTCCTCCTCGCCGTCAGAAGGAAGTCCTTGATCTCGTGGATTTGCTTAGGCTACAAACAattatcaaaatcaaaaaccattCATTACTCAACTGGAAAAAATACAAGTGtttgaagattaaaaaaaaaagaaaaggatctATTACTAAACACCTAAAGACACCATTTTTATTCATTACAAGACCCAAACTAGATCAGAACTGATAAGATCATTGGAAATCAACACAGGAAAAGAAACAACATTTCAGCTGGATACAAAAGCTATAGATGTAAGAACAAACAATCAAGACAGTGATAACTTAAAGCTAATACATAAAGCTCTTTGATAGCCTTCAATAAGAACTGAGAGAGGACGAAAAATTTACCATTTTCGGTTCTGATTTTGCACGCCGTAACAACCGTCGGAGAAGCTAtacagcagcagcagctctaTATAAGAAGAAAAACCCTAGATGATTTGCTACTGGGCCCAAATGTAAGCCCATTAGTTCTATAAGTTGGGCcatacattatattatataccCGAAGAGTTTAGAATGcgaatatatgtttgttttaggTCCCTTTAATTATCATTTTGTTACTGTTTTAAcctaaagttttgtttttatattttcacaaCGCCGCGCCACGTAAATATTTTTCCCGCGCCACCACTGGATAACTCAACGTCTTCTCCAAGAAAATCACATTATTAAAAAACCCTAACCTCCTCTTTTCGCGACCGTAAAATCGAAACtgattagtttaatttatataaatacctTCGATATCACTCTTctccatatttttaaattgatgaGTGAAGAAGGAGAGTTAATGTTTTATTCGCAGGAGTATTTGGCACGAAAGGGTCCACTAGGTACGGTTTGGTCCGCCGCTCACTTGCAAAACCGTCTCAAAAAGTCTCACTACACCGCCACCAACATCCCCGAAACAGTTGGTTCGTCTCTCCTCTGctttctaaaccctaaaaagtTACCGCCTTTGATCAAATTGTGTTTTTTACCTTCTGCTTTGgtaaaaagttttgatttttacagaaaaaaaaaattgtctttttGCAGATTTTATAATGTATCTGGAGACGCCGTTGGCACCTAGATTATCAGGGCACCTTCTACTTGGTGTTGTGAGAATATACTCGAAGCAAGTTGATTATGTTGTCCGTGACTGTACTCTCTTTACTACTTGGTTAGCTAAGTCTTTGGTCTCTACTCGAGTTGACTTGCCTGAGGATGCTAG
It encodes:
- the LOC108831676 gene encoding protein STRICTOSIDINE SYNTHASE-LIKE 13-like, encoding MEKKGQHHNSTHDSFLTHHPVLCILALSAIFIAIDPFHMSPIGGREFKPVKHEVAPYKQVMENWPRDNLSQLGQHGKLEFVDQVFGPESLEFDGLGRGPYTGLADGRVVRWMGEANGWETFSVVTSKWSEEACARGVDSTTNKQWKHEKLCGRPLGLRFDKETGNLYIADAYYGLLVVGPEGGIATPLATHVEGKPILFANDLDIHRNGSIFFTDTSTRYDRANHFFILLEGESTGRLLRYDPPTKTTHVVLDGLAFPNGIQLSRDQSFLLFTETTNCRLVKYWLEGSRKGEVEVVADLPGFPDNVRMNEKGEFWVAIDCCRTPAQEVLTNNPWIKSIYFRLPIPMKLLAKAMGMRMYTVISRFNEEGKVLEVLEDRQGKVMKLVSEVREVQGKLWIGTVAHNHIASVPYPLTMN
- the LOC108831677 gene encoding 60S ribosomal protein L38 produces the protein MPKQIHEIKDFLLTARRKDARSVKIKRSKDIVKFKVRCSRYLYTLCVFDQEKADKLKQSLPPGLSVQDL